A window of Paenibacillus sp. 19GGS1-52 contains these coding sequences:
- a CDS encoding glycoside hydrolase family 3 N-terminal domain-containing protein → MNINRLKEKPFYLDEEDLRWVESTLGQMTVQEKIGQLFFMVGYKQDEHFLKHIAQEIGIGGLMCRSMAKEDVISTVATLQRSARIPLLIAANLEAGGQGITKDGTKIGSNMAIAATGNNELAYQLGKICAVEGQSVGANYAFAPVVDIDYTFRNPITNTRTFGNDPQAVMEMGAAYVKGCQEQGMAASVKHFPGDGVDERDQHLVTSVNTLTPEAWDRSFGSVYRHLIDEGAKTVMVGHISLPEYSKLLNASLRDEEILPASLASELLGELLRERLGFNGLIITDATTMAGMNIPMPRNELVPRAIENGCDMFLFTKNLEEDVKFMREGLETGMLSASRLDEAVLRILGLKASLKLQERDNVPVLDKAVEVLGHERHRETARAITDQSITLVKEESGVLPITAERFPRVLLYDIESEANALGYSKTSGLAASFIPLLENEGFSVTRFEPTGVYEGLQSSFTEMKESYDIIVYLCNLATKSNQTAVRIEWLNPMGINVPNYINSIPTVFISTENPYHLLDVPRVKTYINTYGVNDYTLPLLLEKLMGVSEFKGKSPIDPFCGKWDTRL, encoded by the coding sequence GATTTGAGATGGGTGGAATCGACATTAGGGCAAATGACTGTGCAGGAAAAGATCGGACAATTGTTCTTTATGGTCGGTTATAAGCAGGATGAGCATTTTCTGAAACATATTGCCCAAGAGATTGGTATCGGAGGTTTGATGTGCCGTTCTATGGCTAAGGAAGATGTAATCTCTACTGTAGCGACCTTGCAGAGATCGGCGCGGATTCCGCTGCTGATTGCTGCCAATCTGGAGGCGGGCGGTCAAGGGATTACTAAGGACGGCACCAAAATCGGTTCGAATATGGCTATTGCCGCAACCGGAAACAATGAACTGGCTTACCAGTTAGGGAAAATATGCGCCGTTGAAGGGCAAAGCGTAGGTGCAAATTATGCATTTGCTCCCGTCGTCGATATTGACTATACCTTCCGTAATCCCATCACCAATACCCGAACCTTCGGAAACGATCCGCAAGCGGTTATGGAGATGGGGGCCGCTTATGTGAAAGGCTGCCAGGAGCAGGGAATGGCTGCATCGGTCAAGCATTTTCCCGGTGACGGTGTGGATGAAAGAGATCAGCATCTCGTGACTTCCGTGAATACCCTGACGCCCGAAGCATGGGATCGTAGCTTTGGGAGTGTGTACCGCCATTTGATCGATGAAGGAGCCAAGACAGTGATGGTCGGGCATATTTCCCTTCCTGAATATTCCAAGCTTCTGAATGCGTCTCTTCGTGACGAGGAGATTCTGCCGGCATCGTTGGCAAGTGAACTGCTCGGCGAACTTCTTCGGGAACGGCTCGGCTTCAATGGGCTGATTATCACCGATGCGACAACGATGGCGGGGATGAATATTCCTATGCCGAGAAATGAGCTGGTGCCCCGGGCGATTGAGAACGGCTGCGATATGTTCCTGTTCACCAAAAATCTGGAAGAAGATGTGAAGTTCATGCGGGAAGGCCTGGAGACAGGCATGCTCTCTGCCAGCAGACTAGATGAAGCTGTTCTCCGCATTCTGGGGCTAAAGGCTTCACTCAAGCTACAGGAGCGGGATAATGTTCCAGTGCTTGATAAAGCTGTGGAGGTACTGGGACATGAAAGACATCGGGAAACTGCCAGAGCGATCACGGATCAGTCGATAACCCTTGTTAAGGAAGAATCCGGAGTACTTCCTATTACAGCTGAACGCTTTCCGCGTGTCTTGCTCTACGACATAGAAAGTGAGGCCAACGCGCTGGGTTACAGCAAGACTAGCGGACTGGCGGCTTCATTTATTCCTCTACTGGAGAACGAGGGATTTAGTGTAACCCGTTTTGAGCCCACGGGTGTCTACGAGGGATTGCAGAGTTCTTTTACAGAAATGAAAGAAAGCTATGATATTATTGTCTATCTGTGCAATCTGGCGACCAAATCCAATCAGACGGCTGTCCGAATTGAGTGGCTTAATCCAATGGGTATTAATGTTCCGAATTATATCAATTCCATTCCGACAGTATTTATTTCTACAGAGAACCCTTACCATTTACTCGATGTTCCACGCGTCAAAACCTATATTAATACTTATGGAGTTAACGATTATACCTTGCCATTGCTGCTTGAGAAGCTGATGGGAGTATCGGAGTTCAAAGGCAAGAGCCCTATAGATCCGTTTTGCGGCAAATGGGATACAAGATTATAG